A portion of the Desulfurispora thermophila DSM 16022 genome contains these proteins:
- a CDS encoding IS1182 family transposase, giving the protein TSTTDPDSGLFVKSEKERVFAYSFHTACDRHGFVLGTHVTPAHVRDSQVFDEVLEKVTRRFGLPKAIALDAGYKTPYIAKRCLDANIRPVMPYTRPHTKDGFLHKHEYAYDEYYDCYICPQNEILEYETTTREGYRVYRSNPDKCKDCPLLSRCTESKDITKRISRHIWADYVEEAEHLRHTEENKRLYAMRKETIERVFADAKEKHGMRWTTLRGLEKVSMQAMLTFAAMNLKKLATWLWKSGGSKLQYLFFLSKLIQKQRIPVGWLLIQRCLSTL; this is encoded by the coding sequence ACCAGCACCACCGACCCTGATAGTGGGCTTTTTGTCAAAAGTGAAAAAGAACGGGTCTTTGCCTACTCGTTTCATACGGCGTGTGACCGGCATGGTTTTGTGTTGGGAACGCATGTGACACCAGCCCATGTGCGTGACAGCCAGGTATTTGATGAGGTACTGGAAAAAGTCACCCGGCGGTTTGGGCTGCCAAAAGCCATTGCGCTCGATGCCGGTTACAAAACGCCGTATATCGCAAAAAGGTGCCTGGATGCAAACATTCGTCCGGTCATGCCCTATACCAGACCCCATACGAAAGACGGTTTTTTACACAAACACGAGTATGCGTATGACGAATACTACGATTGTTACATCTGTCCTCAAAACGAAATCTTGGAGTATGAAACAACCACACGGGAAGGGTACCGGGTGTACCGTTCCAACCCGGACAAATGCAAAGATTGTCCATTGCTTTCCCGGTGTACCGAGAGCAAAGATATTACCAAACGCATTAGCCGTCACATCTGGGCGGATTATGTGGAAGAAGCAGAACATTTAAGGCACACCGAGGAAAATAAACGATTGTATGCGATGCGCAAAGAAACCATCGAACGCGTCTTTGCCGATGCTAAGGAAAAGCATGGCATGCGTTGGACAACCTTACGCGGTTTGGAGAAGGTGTCCATGCAGGCGATGCTTACTTTTGCTGCCATGAATCTGAAAAAATTGGCCACCTGGCTATGGAAGTCAGGTGGCTCGAAGCTACAATATTTATTTTTCCTTTCCAAATTAATACAAAAACAACGAATTCCCGTTGGCTGGCTGTTGATACAAAGGTGTTTGTCAACACTCTGA